Proteins co-encoded in one Papaver somniferum cultivar HN1 chromosome 5, ASM357369v1, whole genome shotgun sequence genomic window:
- the LOC113284116 gene encoding MORC family CW-type zinc finger protein 3-like translates to MRILLVKNLDYSVKMVQEHRYTWNLERSGNDYFLDWQSRKESDDLTEDQDILIRSRFTRSRPGHFVRSFAKVPLDYSLRSFLEVIYLNPRMKIYVQGSLVNCRPLAKSLHNTKIVNTRIKEKQVQLTLGLCGRDCIYWNCGIFLYLRGRLIEAYKRVGSMVHSGEPGLVGVIDVTDIMNDGDDAVFLESTKEAFRFCKAYKELEEWLGRKTNEYIDENYIETLHAEWCNNFKPDHELAQCDKCRKWRILNSHFDIKTLPEEWYCCMPPYSGICETPEEVVDHGISAVGGKRSRFYGPWDRNLPS, encoded by the exons ATGAGGATTTTATTGGTGAAAAATTTGGATTATTCGGTGAAAATGGTACAGGAACACAGATACACATGGAATTTAGAACGCTCGGGGAATGATTACTTTTTAGATTGGCAAAGTAGGAAGGAAAGTGATGATCTTACTGAAGATCAAGACATATTAATTCGTTCGAGATTTACAAGATCACGTCCAGGCCATTTTGTACGTAGTTTTGCAAAG GTTCCTCTGGATTACTCACTTCGTTCGTTCTTAGAAGTTATTTACCTAAATCCACGAATGAAGATATATGTTCAAGGTTCATTG GTTAACTGTCGACCACTGGCAAAATCTTTGCATAATACCAAGATCGTGAATACCAGGATAAAGGAGAAACAGGTTCAGCTTACTCTTGGGCTTTGTGGACGAGACTGCATATACTGGAACTGTGGAATATTTTTGTATTTGCGTGGGCGGTTGATTGAG gCCTACAAAAGAGTAGGGAGCATGGTTCATAGTGGGGAGCCAGGACTAGTAGGTGTTATAGATGTTACAGATATAATG AATGATGGGGACGATGCTGTATTCTTAGAATCTACAAAAGAGGCTTTCCGATTTTGCAAAGCGTATAAAGAGTTGGAGGAATGGCTAGGTCGCAAAACAAATGAGTATATAGATGAGAATTATATTGAAACACTTCATGCG GAATGGTGTAATAACTTCAAACCCGACCATGAATTGGCGCAGTGTGACAAATGTAGAAAGTGGAGGATACTCAACTCTCATTTTGACATCAAAACACTGCCCGAAGAATG GTATTGTTGTATGCCGCCGTACAGTGGAATATGCGAAACACCCGAAGAAGTAGTCGATCATGGAATTTCCGCTGTTGGTGGAAAGCGATCAAGATTTTACGGGCCCTGGGATAGAAATCTGCCCAGCTAA